The following proteins are co-located in the Armatimonadota bacterium genome:
- a CDS encoding family 20 glycosylhydrolase — MMRALLIIAAICLAVSASYPAEYPRLILWDFENDAPDWWANPWSGGKIIVTRGVEGRYGKAIQGTWQDVPGAGNLVSGMVRDLPHWRDGNWTTITFWLRGDGERGSCTLQVLGEQPDGKGLVYSANVPLDSKEWRHFVLDIRTFWNREGIPYKPEVLRRILFSSTANRVISVDQVALEGPQVEVPLEMGPDQVSLSRSAEWLTARWDPGNTPTDALPQAVELKITWPSGSAGRARQEITRPPSDDCILSVPYPPETGMAEAVLTMIWGGEAPRVQETGLQFRASTTQPAPEPAEALLPAPKRFEYEQGGATFRTAPRMFLHAAGPEEVTQPVREYLAGQLAKRVGIPCELPAPRKSPPGDPALVWLSAEENADPLPAQLDVPADKGPEAYALRVGPNCATVAASARPGLRFGAITLLQLLCNSVAPGGHPVPACRVADWPSLPVRAISIPLPTDRWGYPNDAPVDPDFWEQYLLRTCLEHKLNAVVILVRQGMKYQRHPELDGPAAWDQDTVRRIVATLKAHDIEPIPLLDSLGHANWLVINARQLREDGDTNTLCTRHPDAKPYLLDCYEEVIDVFQPRHFHMGLDEIRWQTYNKPEAERCSLCKGLDKREVFREWVEMLCAFLKERDIRPMMWGDMVLPRHGGGTPFHLEDTLPELPKEIIITNWSTTLDPVSNHTFRKLGFEVIQSNSEGVTPAQAPDVIGNMFGVWNKLPWLTDNAVGPGKAVSYSFLPQLVGAEYGWNIYPDPTVIGVPVAPEFFAARMGALTRLAMDAPIGKVTAVAACADVIENPVVGEKADGTRVLAAPLSPEPGQDEEIAVGRAAPGIIALVAADVPDDQQEAFYKRLRDKRSWPGLPVGELVVGYEDGSQAVRPLAFGYDLRDCRGVALPFACHAVGYHTDESGRTWYGVQWVNPEPEKTVARVEFRALETEARVMLKALSVYGK; from the coding sequence ATGATGCGCGCGCTCCTCATCATCGCGGCGATCTGTTTGGCGGTGTCCGCCTCCTATCCCGCCGAATACCCGCGGCTGATCTTGTGGGACTTCGAGAACGATGCCCCGGACTGGTGGGCGAACCCGTGGAGCGGTGGGAAGATCATCGTCACCCGAGGCGTCGAAGGCCGGTACGGCAAGGCGATCCAGGGCACGTGGCAGGATGTTCCGGGCGCCGGGAACCTGGTGAGCGGGATGGTGCGCGACCTGCCCCACTGGCGAGACGGCAACTGGACCACCATCACCTTCTGGCTCAGGGGCGACGGTGAGCGGGGCAGTTGCACGCTGCAGGTGCTTGGCGAGCAACCGGATGGCAAGGGGCTGGTCTATTCGGCCAACGTCCCGTTGGACAGCAAGGAATGGCGGCATTTCGTCCTGGATATCCGCACCTTCTGGAACCGCGAGGGTATCCCATATAAGCCGGAAGTGCTGCGCCGGATTCTGTTCAGCAGCACCGCGAACCGCGTGATCTCGGTGGACCAGGTCGCCCTCGAGGGCCCGCAGGTGGAAGTCCCCCTGGAGATGGGGCCGGATCAGGTGAGTCTGTCGCGGTCGGCAGAGTGGCTCACGGCGCGGTGGGATCCCGGGAATACGCCGACGGACGCACTTCCCCAGGCGGTCGAACTGAAGATCACCTGGCCGTCGGGTAGCGCAGGCAGGGCCCGGCAGGAGATTACCCGGCCGCCAAGTGATGACTGCATCCTCTCGGTGCCCTATCCCCCGGAAACGGGCATGGCCGAAGCGGTGCTCACCATGATCTGGGGAGGCGAAGCGCCGCGCGTACAGGAAACGGGTCTCCAGTTCCGTGCATCCACAACCCAGCCCGCGCCGGAGCCCGCGGAGGCCTTGCTGCCCGCGCCCAAGCGGTTCGAATATGAGCAGGGCGGCGCCACGTTCCGAACAGCGCCGCGGATGTTCCTGCACGCCGCCGGACCCGAGGAAGTGACCCAGCCGGTGCGGGAGTACCTCGCGGGACAGCTTGCCAAGCGGGTGGGCATCCCCTGCGAACTGCCTGCGCCCAGGAAATCTCCGCCGGGCGATCCCGCGCTGGTCTGGCTGAGTGCCGAAGAAAACGCCGATCCACTCCCCGCACAGTTGGACGTGCCTGCCGACAAGGGCCCCGAAGCCTACGCGCTGCGGGTTGGCCCGAACTGCGCCACTGTCGCAGCAAGCGCCCGGCCCGGCTTGCGATTTGGGGCGATTACGCTCCTGCAGTTGCTCTGCAATTCGGTGGCCCCGGGCGGGCACCCGGTTCCGGCGTGCAGGGTGGCCGACTGGCCATCATTGCCGGTGCGCGCCATCAGCATTCCCCTGCCCACGGACCGCTGGGGCTACCCGAATGATGCCCCGGTGGACCCGGATTTCTGGGAGCAGTACCTCCTGCGCACCTGCCTGGAGCACAAGCTGAACGCCGTGGTGATCCTGGTGCGGCAGGGGATGAAGTACCAAAGGCACCCGGAACTGGACGGTCCCGCGGCCTGGGACCAGGACACGGTGCGTCGGATCGTGGCCACCCTCAAGGCCCATGACATCGAGCCTATCCCGCTTCTGGATTCCCTCGGGCACGCGAACTGGCTGGTCATCAATGCCAGGCAGCTCCGGGAGGACGGGGACACCAACACGCTCTGTACTCGCCACCCCGACGCGAAGCCGTATCTGCTGGACTGCTATGAAGAGGTCATCGACGTTTTTCAACCCCGGCATTTCCACATGGGGCTGGACGAGATCCGCTGGCAGACCTACAACAAGCCCGAAGCCGAACGCTGCTCGCTGTGCAAGGGCCTGGACAAGCGCGAAGTGTTCCGCGAGTGGGTGGAGATGCTCTGCGCGTTCCTGAAGGAGCGCGATATCCGGCCCATGATGTGGGGCGACATGGTCCTGCCGCGTCACGGTGGCGGCACTCCCTTCCACCTGGAGGACACGCTCCCCGAACTGCCGAAGGAGATCATCATCACCAACTGGTCCACGACGCTGGACCCGGTCTCCAACCACACCTTCCGCAAGCTGGGCTTCGAGGTGATCCAGTCCAATTCGGAGGGCGTCACCCCGGCGCAGGCCCCGGATGTCATCGGCAATATGTTCGGCGTGTGGAACAAGCTGCCGTGGCTCACCGACAATGCAGTGGGACCGGGGAAAGCGGTCTCATACTCCTTCCTGCCGCAACTGGTGGGTGCGGAATATGGCTGGAACATCTATCCGGACCCCACGGTGATCGGCGTCCCGGTGGCGCCCGAGTTTTTCGCGGCGCGGATGGGCGCTCTCACGCGGCTTGCGATGGACGCGCCGATCGGCAAGGTCACGGCGGTCGCGGCGTGCGCGGATGTTATCGAGAACCCGGTTGTGGGCGAGAAGGCGGATGGCACGCGGGTGCTGGCGGCGCCGCTGTCGCCGGAGCCTGGACAAGACGAGGAGATCGCAGTGGGCCGGGCAGCGCCGGGCATCATCGCCCTGGTGGCAGCGGATGTGCCGGACGATCAGCAAGAAGCCTTCTACAAGCGCCTGCGGGACAAGCGGAGCTGGCCAGGGCTGCCGGTGGGCGAGCTTGTGGTGGGCTATGAGGACGGCTCGCAGGCGGTGCGGCCGCTCGCCTTCGGCTATGATCTGCGCGATTGCCGGGGCGTTGCCTTGCCATTCGCATGCCATGCCGTGGGTTACCACACGGACGAGTCGGGACGCACGTGGTACGGGGTGCAGTGGGTGAACCCGGAGCCGGAGAAGACTGTGGCGAGGGTGGAGTTCCGCGCCCTCGAGACTGAGGCCCGGGTAATGCTCAAGGCGCTGTCGGTATACGGCAAGTGA
- a CDS encoding AAC(3) family N-acetyltransferase gives MIPAQPGPPTSLEEIMRGLRQAGIVSGDIVLVHSSLASLGFVPGGAETVIDALVQSVSPGGTVLFPTFTGSRELSRDNPPVFRPHETPCWTGLIPETARRRPDAVRSLGPTHSVCAIGTRAQWLTTGHEKCATPCGRESPFHKLQQVYGKVLFIGVDLSCCTLFHHVEELAGAPYVCVDEPVCARVILADGTEIPAPLRIHVYGFPRDYTRFEPELTARGILSFGKAGQAELRILQARPFCDLMVPRVREDPSVLLVGHTPPG, from the coding sequence ATGATCCCGGCCCAGCCAGGCCCGCCCACCAGCCTTGAGGAGATCATGCGTGGACTGCGCCAGGCCGGAATCGTGTCCGGCGACATTGTCCTGGTGCACTCTTCCCTTGCCTCGCTGGGGTTCGTGCCCGGCGGCGCTGAGACCGTCATCGACGCGCTGGTGCAGTCCGTATCACCCGGGGGGACCGTACTCTTTCCCACCTTCACCGGAAGCCGCGAACTGAGCCGCGACAACCCGCCCGTGTTCCGTCCCCATGAGACTCCTTGCTGGACCGGGCTGATCCCCGAGACCGCGCGCAGGCGACCCGATGCCGTCCGCAGCCTGGGACCGACCCACTCCGTCTGCGCCATCGGCACCCGCGCGCAGTGGCTGACCACCGGCCACGAGAAATGCGCCACGCCCTGCGGAAGGGAGTCGCCTTTCCACAAGCTGCAGCAAGTCTACGGGAAGGTGCTGTTCATCGGGGTGGACCTGAGCTGCTGCACCCTCTTCCATCATGTGGAGGAACTCGCCGGAGCCCCGTATGTATGCGTGGATGAACCTGTCTGTGCGCGAGTGATTCTCGCCGACGGGACCGAAATCCCCGCACCCCTGCGAATTCACGTCTACGGATTCCCGCGGGATTACACGCGCTTTGAGCCGGAGCTTACCGCCCGCGGCATCCTCAGCTTCGGCAAAGCAGGGCAGGCCGAACTGCGCATCCTCCAGGCCCGACCCTTCTGCGACCTGATGGTCCCCCGGGTGCGGGAAGACCCGTCGGTCTTGCTGGTGGGGCATACGCCTCCAGGGTAG
- a CDS encoding GNAT family N-acetyltransferase, protein MIQGDRVVLRAIEEADTELCHRWMNDPEVNRFLGMGMPLTLAAERKWVTSERDPLKDLVVMIQTLDGVPIGTCGLHAGDEGTPSRCAEMGISIGEKGYWGQGYGTDAILTLCGFGFGQMNLHRIWLRVFDFNARGKRCYEKCGFQEEGRMREAVYKHGAYHDVHVMGLLDREYRELFPERWARICI, encoded by the coding sequence ATGATTCAGGGCGACAGAGTGGTCCTGAGAGCCATTGAGGAAGCCGACACTGAGCTTTGTCACCGGTGGATGAACGATCCGGAGGTCAACCGGTTCCTGGGGATGGGAATGCCGCTGACCCTCGCCGCCGAACGCAAGTGGGTCACCAGCGAACGCGACCCCCTGAAGGACCTGGTGGTCATGATCCAGACTCTCGATGGCGTGCCCATCGGCACCTGTGGTCTGCATGCCGGCGACGAGGGCACCCCGAGCCGCTGCGCCGAAATGGGCATCTCCATCGGCGAGAAGGGGTACTGGGGCCAGGGCTACGGCACCGACGCCATCCTCACCCTCTGCGGATTCGGTTTCGGGCAGATGAATCTCCACCGCATCTGGCTGCGGGTGTTCGACTTCAACGCCCGGGGCAAGCGCTGTTACGAGAAGTGCGGGTTTCAGGAAGAGGGCCGCATGCGCGAAGCCGTCTACAAGCATGGCGCGTATCACGATGTGCACGTCATGGGGCTGCTCGACCGCGAGTACCGCGAACTGTTCCCGGAGCGCTGGGCGAGAATCTGCATCTGA
- the mnmA gene encoding tRNA 2-thiouridine(34) synthase MnmA, which translates to MPAEHTQDNRPCFGPVAVALSGGVDSTAALLRLMAAGLPVFGISADLHEPHRDNEGADRARALCARLGICFHRVDLREPFHKRVVEPFVAEYLAGRTPNPCVQCNEHIKFGLLLDAALELGARSLATGHYARLEHSPGRCPYLLMAADRHKDQSYVLHHLSSRQLGRALFPNGEYTRADNEALVAAELPDLPPAPQSQDACFLSGVDYADWLAATAPSQAAPGPIVDASGQVIGEHSGLWGYTVGQRKGLGIGGPGGRRFVLFVDVPRNRLVVGDEDDLWVHWCDLRDVNLIGCERDNPLECQVMTRYNGRLVAARVSLHAGGARVEFLEAARAPTPGQSAVFYRGEYCLGGGIICASELTDRYGGPDQSKE; encoded by the coding sequence ATGCCCGCTGAACACACGCAAGACAACCGTCCCTGTTTCGGCCCTGTTGCAGTCGCCCTGTCCGGTGGGGTGGATAGCACGGCGGCGCTACTGCGCCTGATGGCAGCCGGTCTTCCCGTCTTCGGCATCTCCGCTGACCTGCACGAACCACACCGCGACAACGAGGGCGCTGACCGTGCGCGCGCCCTCTGCGCGCGCCTGGGCATCTGTTTTCATCGCGTCGACCTGCGCGAGCCTTTCCACAAGCGGGTGGTGGAACCATTTGTCGCCGAGTACCTTGCCGGGCGCACCCCCAACCCCTGCGTCCAGTGCAATGAGCACATCAAGTTCGGGCTCCTGCTGGATGCCGCGCTGGAACTCGGAGCCAGAAGTCTTGCTACCGGGCATTACGCGCGCCTGGAGCACTCCCCCGGCAGGTGTCCTTACCTGCTGATGGCCGCGGATCGACACAAGGACCAGTCGTATGTGCTGCACCACCTGTCGTCGCGGCAGCTTGGCCGGGCATTGTTTCCGAATGGCGAGTACACCCGCGCCGACAATGAGGCTCTCGTAGCCGCCGAGTTGCCGGACCTGCCACCCGCGCCGCAGAGCCAGGATGCATGCTTCCTCAGCGGCGTGGACTACGCGGACTGGCTGGCTGCGACGGCTCCCTCGCAGGCTGCACCCGGCCCGATTGTGGACGCATCCGGGCAGGTCATAGGAGAGCACTCAGGCCTGTGGGGCTACACGGTGGGCCAGAGAAAGGGGCTGGGCATCGGCGGCCCCGGGGGAAGACGTTTTGTGCTGTTTGTTGACGTGCCCCGCAACCGCCTTGTCGTGGGCGACGAGGATGACCTGTGGGTGCACTGGTGCGACCTGCGCGACGTGAACCTGATCGGCTGCGAACGAGACAATCCACTTGAGTGCCAGGTCATGACCCGCTACAACGGCCGCCTCGTCGCGGCGCGAGTCTCCCTTCACGCCGGTGGCGCGCGCGTGGAGTTTCTCGAAGCCGCGCGGGCGCCCACCCCGGGGCAATCGGCGGTATTCTACCGGGGCGAGTACTGCCTGGGCGGGGGGATTATCTGCGCGAGTGAGTTGACCGACCGCTACGGCGGACCGGACCAATCCAAGGAGTGA
- a CDS encoding bifunctional (p)ppGpp synthetase/guanosine-3',5'-bis(diphosphate) 3'-pyrophosphohydrolase has translation MPLTIQQVIDRLAVYWPDLDRQLIMRAYEFADSAHAGQRRKSGEPYIVHPLNVANILSQIEADPQSIAGGLLHDTIEDTDCDLEDIRREFGDEIAQIVDGVTKLGHLNFRTAKEEQVRNLRKMLLAMSRDMRVLIVKLADRLHNMRTLASLPEDRQKHIAEETRAIYAPLAHRLGVWRVKWELEDLCLRYLEPEAYFEIVDKLGKTRTERESDIEAARSALSKGLHAAGVEAEVQGRAKHIFSIYHKMKTQHLDFEEIGDLMALRVLCNSVSDCYAALGVVHEKWMPLTGQFTDYIAKPKSNNYRSLHTKVLGPTQHPMEVQIRTYEMHRIAEYGVAAHWRYKEGGSDPDVDKYLSWFRHIAEMETDLQESHEFWEGLEHELFESQVFVFTPQGDVIDLPAGATPVDFAYRIHTDVGHHCVGAKVDGQLVPLDYEFRNGQVAEIITQRGSQPSRDWLRFARSSHARSKIRRFLRQQTRDENIARGKEALEREIAGLRGSQRSQLDMSRIEWVAQHLNYQDVESLYAALGYADVDPTTVVNHLLQPVEPESLAEEVAMFAPSRGPAGGNGPQVTTEGVKGFRSRPAKCCAPIPGDDIVGYITRGGGLAIHRADCKNLIYRQEREPERVIPLSWDTEDTKTVSADIEVTAVDRVGLFSHITAVVSDLGLSIRAAEAHLIDEHLARLVMTVDIKDRRDLNELIQHLSQLIDVVSARPLTGTAR, from the coding sequence ATGCCACTGACGATCCAGCAGGTAATTGACCGTCTCGCGGTGTACTGGCCCGATCTCGACCGCCAGTTGATCATGCGCGCCTACGAGTTCGCCGACTCTGCCCACGCCGGGCAGCGCAGGAAAAGCGGCGAGCCATACATCGTTCACCCGCTGAATGTCGCCAACATTCTGTCGCAGATCGAAGCAGACCCCCAGTCCATTGCCGGGGGTCTGTTGCATGATACCATCGAGGATACCGACTGCGACCTGGAAGATATCAGACGTGAGTTCGGAGACGAGATCGCCCAGATCGTGGACGGGGTGACGAAGCTGGGGCATCTCAATTTTCGCACCGCCAAGGAAGAGCAGGTGCGCAACCTGCGCAAGATGCTCCTTGCAATGTCCCGGGACATGCGGGTGCTCATCGTCAAACTCGCCGACCGGCTGCACAACATGCGCACCCTGGCATCCCTGCCGGAGGACCGGCAGAAGCACATCGCCGAGGAGACTCGGGCGATCTATGCGCCGCTGGCCCACCGCCTTGGTGTCTGGCGGGTGAAGTGGGAACTTGAGGATCTCTGCCTGCGGTACCTCGAGCCCGAGGCCTACTTTGAGATCGTAGACAAGCTGGGCAAGACCCGTACTGAGCGCGAAAGTGACATCGAGGCGGCGCGGTCAGCCCTGTCCAAGGGGCTGCATGCGGCCGGGGTGGAGGCTGAAGTGCAGGGGCGGGCAAAGCACATCTTCAGCATCTACCACAAGATGAAGACGCAGCACCTGGATTTCGAGGAGATCGGCGACCTCATGGCCCTGCGGGTGCTGTGCAATTCGGTGAGCGACTGCTACGCTGCGCTGGGCGTGGTCCATGAAAAATGGATGCCCTTGACCGGGCAATTCACGGATTACATCGCTAAGCCCAAGAGCAACAACTACCGGTCCCTTCACACGAAAGTCCTCGGTCCTACCCAGCACCCCATGGAAGTCCAGATACGCACCTATGAAATGCACCGGATCGCCGAATACGGCGTGGCCGCCCATTGGCGCTACAAAGAGGGCGGGAGCGATCCTGATGTGGACAAGTACCTGTCCTGGTTCCGCCACATCGCCGAGATGGAGACGGACCTGCAGGAGAGCCATGAGTTCTGGGAGGGCCTGGAACACGAGCTGTTCGAGAGCCAGGTGTTCGTATTCACTCCACAAGGCGACGTCATCGACCTTCCCGCAGGCGCCACGCCGGTGGACTTCGCCTACCGCATCCACACCGACGTGGGCCACCACTGCGTAGGCGCCAAGGTTGACGGGCAGCTTGTCCCGCTGGACTACGAGTTCCGCAATGGGCAGGTGGCCGAGATCATTACCCAACGCGGAAGCCAGCCCAGCCGCGACTGGCTGCGGTTCGCCCGCAGCTCCCACGCGCGCTCGAAGATTCGCCGATTTCTCCGTCAGCAGACCCGGGATGAGAACATCGCGCGCGGCAAGGAGGCCCTCGAGCGGGAGATCGCCGGCTTGCGTGGATCGCAACGATCCCAGCTGGACATGTCGAGGATAGAGTGGGTCGCTCAGCATCTCAATTACCAGGACGTGGAAAGCCTCTACGCCGCCCTGGGATACGCCGACGTTGACCCGACGACGGTTGTCAATCACTTGCTGCAGCCGGTGGAGCCGGAATCGCTGGCTGAGGAAGTTGCGATGTTCGCACCCTCACGGGGGCCCGCAGGAGGCAACGGCCCGCAGGTGACCACCGAGGGCGTGAAAGGCTTCCGGTCCCGTCCCGCGAAATGCTGTGCGCCGATCCCGGGCGACGATATCGTGGGCTACATCACCCGTGGCGGTGGCCTGGCCATCCATCGCGCCGACTGCAAGAATCTCATCTATCGCCAGGAGCGCGAACCTGAGCGGGTGATCCCCCTGTCGTGGGACACCGAGGACACCAAGACAGTTTCCGCGGACATCGAGGTGACCGCAGTCGACCGGGTGGGGCTGTTCAGCCACATCACCGCGGTGGTGTCGGATCTCGGCCTGAGCATCCGGGCGGCGGAAGCGCACCTCATCGACGAACACCTCGCGCGGCTGGTGATGACCGTGGACATCAAAGACCGCCGAGATCTCAATGAGCTGATCCAGCACCTGTCGCAGTTGATCGACGTGGTGAGCGCCCGGCCGCTCACCGGCACGGCTCGATAG
- a CDS encoding NAD(P)-dependent alcohol dehydrogenase — MPETMKAAVLHGVEDLRVESTPVPPMLGPDFCLVKIGACGICGSDIHFFRHGKIGDFVVTSPMSLGHEAAGTIVEVGESVSHLKPGDRVAIEPGYTCRKCEFCKSGRYNLCKDVVFLAAPPYDGAFAEYLPWPADFLFKLPDNVSLEEGAMIEPFSVGLHAARRAQIKGGDWVLVTGSGPIGLCALQASLASGATRVFVSDMVASRLGTATELGAAATINLKEADIQEAVAELTDGRGVDVVLECSGNSAAVRDAVEVVKRGGMVQLVGNFMETNPPIPIQRMVERELSVSGLFRYCNTYPTAIDMVATGRVDVAALITHRYPLDETPEAMAWVDENKDKVIKGVIMP; from the coding sequence ATGCCTGAAACCATGAAAGCCGCTGTCCTGCACGGTGTGGAGGACCTCCGGGTCGAATCCACTCCGGTGCCGCCCATGCTCGGGCCGGACTTCTGTCTCGTGAAGATCGGGGCCTGTGGAATCTGTGGCTCCGACATTCACTTCTTCCGCCACGGGAAGATCGGCGATTTCGTGGTCACAAGCCCCATGAGTCTGGGGCATGAAGCTGCAGGGACTATCGTGGAAGTGGGGGAGAGCGTCAGCCACCTCAAGCCCGGCGACCGGGTGGCGATCGAGCCCGGCTATACCTGCCGCAAGTGCGAATTCTGCAAGAGCGGGCGCTATAACCTGTGCAAGGACGTCGTGTTCCTCGCCGCACCACCATACGACGGCGCTTTCGCGGAGTATCTCCCCTGGCCCGCGGACTTCCTGTTCAAGCTGCCCGACAATGTTTCCCTGGAGGAGGGCGCGATGATCGAGCCCTTCTCGGTCGGCCTCCACGCCGCGCGCAGGGCCCAGATCAAGGGCGGCGACTGGGTGCTTGTCACGGGCTCGGGCCCCATCGGGCTGTGTGCCCTGCAGGCTTCCCTCGCCAGCGGAGCGACGCGAGTCTTTGTGAGCGACATGGTGGCATCGCGCCTGGGCACTGCGACAGAATTGGGGGCCGCGGCCACCATCAATCTGAAGGAGGCCGATATCCAGGAAGCCGTCGCGGAACTCACTGACGGGCGCGGCGTGGATGTGGTCCTGGAATGCTCCGGCAATTCGGCAGCGGTGCGAGACGCGGTGGAGGTCGTGAAGCGCGGGGGTATGGTGCAGCTTGTGGGGAACTTCATGGAGACCAACCCGCCGATACCGATCCAGCGCATGGTGGAGCGGGAGCTTTCGGTCTCGGGCCTCTTCCGCTACTGCAACACGTACCCGACGGCAATCGACATGGTTGCCACAGGGCGGGTAGACGTGGCGGCCCTGATCACCCATCGTTACCCGCTGGACGAGACCCCGGAAGCCATGGCGTGGGTAGACGAAAACAAGGACAAGGTCATCAAGGGCGTCATCATGCCGTAG
- the yajC gene encoding preprotein translocase subunit YajC produces MEQGNIGQLLIPLAFMIAMLVIFWIIVVRPTQGRQRKHQELVQGIMPGDSIITVGGIFGKVVSVRDKTIDLEIAKGTTITLDRRAIRRLQSQEDF; encoded by the coding sequence ATGGAACAAGGCAACATTGGTCAGCTGCTTATCCCGCTGGCGTTCATGATCGCCATGTTGGTGATCTTCTGGATCATTGTGGTCCGCCCGACCCAGGGCCGCCAGAGAAAACACCAGGAGCTTGTGCAGGGCATCATGCCCGGTGACAGCATCATCACCGTGGGCGGGATATTCGGGAAAGTCGTATCGGTGAGGGACAAGACTATTGACCTTGAGATCGCGAAGGGCACCACGATCACCCTGGACCGCCGCGCGATCCGCCGGCTCCAGAGCCAGGAGGACTTCTGA
- a CDS encoding DUF4446 family protein, whose product METVAVWASLGVAVLALICCAWCVIQVRRANRRLNELTPDVRGLAQRVKDAGAEETLAAIFAQIEAMTRRVEEVKVEVKDLNRVVSRSLRRVGLVRYDASDDIRGNLSFALCLLDNRDNGVLLTSVYSLEMCRVFVRGILNGKTQHDLMPEEAEALQQALNER is encoded by the coding sequence GTGGAGACCGTGGCAGTCTGGGCATCCCTTGGGGTCGCCGTGCTGGCGCTCATCTGCTGTGCCTGGTGCGTGATTCAGGTCCGGAGGGCCAACCGCCGGCTCAACGAGCTCACACCGGATGTTCGCGGTCTCGCCCAACGCGTGAAGGACGCCGGTGCCGAAGAGACACTGGCCGCAATCTTCGCGCAGATCGAGGCAATGACGCGACGCGTCGAAGAGGTCAAGGTGGAGGTCAAGGACCTCAACCGCGTGGTCTCGCGATCCTTGCGCCGCGTGGGCCTTGTGCGTTACGACGCCAGCGACGACATTCGCGGGAATCTGAGCTTCGCGCTCTGCCTGCTGGACAATCGCGACAACGGCGTGCTGCTCACCTCCGTCTACAGCCTGGAAATGTGCCGGGTGTTCGTGCGCGGGATACTCAACGGCAAGACCCAGCACGACCTCATGCCCGAGGAGGCCGAGGCGCTGCAGCAGGCCCTCAACGAGCGGTAA
- the xerD gene encoding site-specific tyrosine recombinase XerD, translating into MTDHLRPFHAAIDLLLDHLSVERGLADKTIEAYSRDLEAWAHFLFGRGREHFGEATREDVSDYLSILSRERRLARTTVARNLSSIRRLHRFMVREKMTDADPTSNVEGPRLAHPLPKVLTVEQCLALLEAPDRTTPAGLRDAAMFTFLYATGLRVSELVSLKMHQIDFQRGSVRVRGKGNKDRVVPIAGRAMELLQLYVEKARGQLVRDPAEDGVFLSALGRTMTRVRFHQILKSYLPGIGLPRETSPHTLRHSFATHMLEGGADLRVIQELLGHASLSTTEIYTHVSVEHLREVYESRHPRARRSRATKTGGDEP; encoded by the coding sequence ATGACCGATCACCTGCGGCCATTCCATGCGGCCATCGACCTGCTCCTCGACCATCTCAGCGTCGAGCGCGGACTCGCGGACAAGACCATTGAGGCCTATTCCAGGGACCTCGAAGCCTGGGCGCATTTTCTCTTCGGGCGAGGGCGCGAGCATTTCGGGGAGGCGACGCGGGAGGACGTGAGCGATTACCTGTCGATCCTCTCCCGGGAGCGCCGCCTGGCACGGACCACGGTGGCACGTAACCTGTCCAGCATCCGCCGCTTGCACCGGTTCATGGTTCGCGAGAAGATGACCGATGCGGACCCCACCAGCAATGTGGAAGGCCCGCGGCTTGCCCACCCTCTGCCGAAAGTGCTCACCGTGGAACAGTGCCTGGCGCTCCTGGAAGCCCCTGATCGCACTACACCGGCGGGCCTGCGCGATGCGGCCATGTTCACCTTCCTGTATGCTACAGGTTTGCGGGTGTCGGAGCTGGTGTCGCTGAAGATGCACCAGATCGACTTCCAGCGCGGGTCGGTGCGGGTGCGCGGGAAGGGGAACAAGGACCGGGTGGTGCCCATCGCGGGCAGGGCCATGGAGCTGCTGCAATTGTACGTCGAAAAGGCGCGGGGGCAACTGGTCAGGGACCCAGCGGAAGACGGAGTGTTCCTTAGCGCCCTGGGACGCACCATGACACGGGTGCGTTTCCACCAGATCCTCAAGAGCTACCTGCCCGGCATCGGCCTGCCCCGCGAGACATCGCCCCACACGCTGCGCCACTCTTTTGCTACCCACATGCTCGAAGGCGGCGCAGACCTGCGGGTCATCCAGGAACTGCTAGGCCACGCCAGCCTGTCCACCACCGAGATCTATACACACGTGTCCGTAGAGCATCTGCGCGAAGTGTATGAATCCCGGCACCCGCGCGCCCGCAGAAGTCGGGCGACCAAGACCGGCGGGGACGAACCCTGA